A window of Glycine soja cultivar W05 chromosome 13, ASM419377v2, whole genome shotgun sequence genomic DNA:
CCAACTTTGGTTTGGTCCTACTtggaagaaacaaacaaaaacaacaaatcaCACTTGCCCAATTCCCACTTCCACTTGGATGTTGGATCAATTACTTGGACTTGGGCCACGCCGTGTGCCACTATTCTCCTCAGTTTTCACCCAAGCCCATTAAGTGTAAATATCTGCGTAGATTTCACCCACTGATAAAATATCTGAACGTCACCATGGCCACGTGTACAAACATTTTGCTGCCAAAAATATCCCTGCACATAAAAAGAAGAGATCGAATATTCAAATTCGTAACTGAAAAAAAACCATTCCGTTAAATttattctttgaagaaaaaagccCCCGgagtctaaataaataaataaaacctatAATTGAAAAgtctaattaatattattattttaaaaaataaatgctaaATTATACTTTTGATCTCTATCTTctcattttacaaattttgtcgttttgtttttgtttacgaATTTGATCTTTACTAACTGTGTAATTTCAATTCATCCGTGTTGATTTAACATCTAATAACAGAAGTTAcataaacgaaaaaaaaaaaccacgaTAATAAGAaagtaacaagaaaaaaattatgattaaaccATTGTCAACATACTATTTTTTCAAGGGACATGATTACACTTTTTTAATCTCCATCAAAAATCTCTGATGGATTATTTTTaagtagaatttttttaatcatatttttttatctataaaagagAATCGAATCTAATATTATTACAACTAACGACTTATGGGCAGATATATGATACATAACTTGCAAAATGAAGGTGTGcttatttagaaaatataaaattgatggtttttttttttttttgttaaagtaaAATGTATTCaggtaattttttctttatttatattgaagaaacaaaatatctGACATAGGAAGGATAAGTTAGTAAATAGATGAGTCTAGCTTACCTTATCGATATGCATTCTGATTCTCTGATTCATTCTCACCCCTCCTTTCTTGTGCATAAATATGACAGTGCACACTCACTCTGAATCCCCTCTTCTTCCATAAACCCTACTTCTACTTCCCTTTGTTCTCAAACCTTATCCCTTATCCTCCCAAAACCAAACCATGTCTACCTCCGCAGCTTCTCTCGCACTCCCAACCCTCACTCTCCGAACTCGACAACCTCTCTGTTCTCCCCAATGCTTCTCCTCGTCCCTCTCCCTCACCCCTAACTCCAAACCCATTTCCATTTCCGCCGTTTTCCTCAAAACAACGCTGTCGTCGTCGTCGCCGTTGTCGCTGTCGTCTCGCTTCGTTCCCCGTGTCTCTGTGTTGGAGCAGGAGGAGGACACCTTCGGCGACGGAGACGGCCCCAGCTTCTCCCGCGACCTTAAGCTCTTTGTCGGGAATCTCCCCTTCAGTGTCGACAGTGCGCGGCTCGCGGAGCTCTTCGAGAGTGCGGGGAATGTGGAGGTGGTTGAGGTgatgtttctgtttttgtttgcaAGTTTGGTTTTTGATGGATTTTTTGGGTACCATATGGGGGGAATTGAAATGGGTCgtgatttgtttttgttgtctttTGCAGGTTATTTATGATAAGACTACTGGGAGGAGCAGGGGGTTTGGGTTTGTGACCATGTCTTCCGTTGAGGAAGCTGAAGCGGCTGCTAAGCAGTTCAATGGCTATGTGAGTTTATTGtaatttggttttgtttaaaattctagTTTTCCGTTTAGggttcgttttttttttaatatttttttttggaattgttGATGTTGAAAGGATTTGGGTTGGTTAAATTGAGTTGTGCGTGGGAGTTATGTTTTGAACGTGTTTTTTGGATAATTGATTGTGAAGTATAACAATAAGTATTGggtatgtttttaaaaatctagtgttttacatgaaaattaacaaaattgattttgaagtgacGGGATTTATGGTTGaatgtttttattctaaaagCAAGTAATTAGTAAatctcattataaatttttcaattcaaaattaattatggaCTCAGAGTCAACTTTTCCACGTGAAACTAAACATACATgtaaaaatttacttaaaataagGTCAACTAGCAGTGTTTAACAGTGTTGGTTGTCAGAGATTGAGTTTATCTGATGCGAAATGTTGATATGTTTGTCATTGTCTGTTATGCTTGTCTTTGCATATTTGTTTATCACATCTAAGGAATTAATCTTTTGTAAATTCATAGGAACTTGATGGAAGATCATTGAGAGTGAATTCTGGACCACCTCCTGCTCGGAATGAGAGTGCTCCTCGGTTTAGAGGTGGTTCTTCTTTCGGTTCCAGAGGTGGTGGTCCTTCAGATAGTGAAAACCGTGTTCATGTAGGTAATCTTGCTTGGGGTGTTGACGATGTAGCACTTGAGTCTTTGTTCCGTGAACAAGGGAAGAAGGTCTTGGAAGCTAGGGTAATCTATGATAGGGAAAGTGGACGATCTAGAGGCTTTGGATTCGTGACTTTCGGTAGCCCTGATGAGGTCAAAAGTGCAATTCAGTCCTTAGATGGTGTGGTAAGCACATGTAAATGAGGCAGGACTTGTTCTTTTCTCAAAATTCACATGTCCTAGTTAGCTGGGCAGGAAATAATTGATAAGAAGCATTTCATATAATTGCTGTTTTATAAAAATCTTCCGTTATGCTTTCATCAGTGTTTGAAAATCTACATTTTGGAATTCAATCAATGAAAATATGTGTGTCATAAATAAACTGTTGTGTGTTTATGTATAATTGTGCAGACCTTGTTCTCTTTGACACCatcttcaattttgtatttaacCACCAAAATCTGATCATTTGATATTGGCTGCAGGACTTGAATGGCAGAGCTATACGAGTCTCATTAGCAGATTCCAAGCCCAAGCGGTTCTGAAGCTTTTCATCTATACCCGAGAGAGGATTTCGGTACCATTTCTTTGCCATATTTAATACATGTTGTGTTTTCTAATGCTATAACATcttatatatacttataaattTATGCATCGTGCGAAATGTTCTAAGCTTTTGATAATGTCTGACCTTAACAGGTAGTTGGGACTTGGGAGTTATACAGCTGCAAGATGTCATTGGCAATCAGTTTGGACaagaaatacacttacatgcaTTGAGACTAGATGTACACACAGTTTCAATATCTGACAGAGGAGAATATATCAGTGTCTCTTGAAGTTTAAATGTATGTTCCAAATTTGATTGTTGTCATTTGTAACTGATTTGTAGTCCGTATTTTCACTATAGAAGTAGATGTCTCAAATATTTATTGGTTACCCCGTTCCAACATTGTTGTGGAAGAATTTTATAATTGCAATGTGCCTGGAAAATTATCTACCACAGATTTATCTTTTGGTTCAATTGTTTGGTGGAAAAGTTTATGTTGAGGACTTAAGGTAAATACAACCAAGAATTTGGTTATCGGTGAGGTATCGTCACAATTTGGTCTCTGGggttccttttttccttttaaattttcttctacTAGGTTTCTATTGTATACGTGTGTattggcattttttttttcattccttttttATTAATGCTTACTTAACCCGTCAGCGTAGTGTTGCCGAACCAACTATTCATTTAGgggaatatttgatgtgtggaTATAATGGAGAACATAAAAATAGGGTTGCTTATGGTTGGGTTATTTGAATATCAATAACCAgtgtttttatgataaaaacacTAGTTGTTGAATGTAGAGGGAGAGAATAAGTCACGGGTTTTTTTGGACTTCTCAGCCTTGAGAATTTTGCAAAATTCATGTGCCTTTCTCCAATGAGCTGCAAGAGTGTTCGGAttgtttttatacttttattttcttctgttCTTCAAATATCATGTTAGACAAAATTGAATTAACATGTTATGTTTTGACTTTGACTGTGTCTTCACTTTAAAATAAGGTAGAACTAAGCATGTTTAAGTATCTGGAAGGGGCCTTCAAACTGCGTTTCGTGAATGCAAACCCAAACATGTACTAAGGAATAATAATTAGTATAGAATATaagttaagattttaaaaaggcttaaatatgtttaaggtATTTGATAAAATGACTGGGTTGGTATcaagttttcttttttgttttaaattttttatatattaaaatttttgttgagtCTCTATCATTGGTTAATTGATGATACGTCACATTATTgactttttttaacattattaatGGTTATAATAATATCACTTTATCACTAAACTGATGATATATACTCTGTATCTCTGCTAGGCTTTGTCCTTCTGGGTTTGTGGTAATGACTTTCTGGTTttacttttctccatttcattaaCTATTTTCTGGTTCTTCTCGGCCAAGGTAAATTTCaatcttcattttcatttttcttctttatggATGCCAAAACTCTGTTTTGaaaattcaaggtaagtccttctttctttccttttcttatttgctATCCAGTTACTTAGCACTTGATAAAAAGCCTAAAAGTAACTAAATCATTTCTAAACAATATGCAGGCAAGGTCAACAATATAACTATTGACAAATGCACAAAGATTGGAGGTGTATTTGAGGTTTATGATCGGTCAATGCCTACTTATAGAGcaattttttttggttgtttttggACATACACTTGTGTgtgtagtttttttttggaGTAAGATAGGTCACCTTACAATTACACAATTATCAAGAATTTTAAATAGAAGCATTGAATGTAGAAATAGAAAGAGGATAGAAAAAATGATACATTGGTAGTCAATTGCTACTTTCGAACGTGGTTGTATTCACCCTAttgatttatttggttttgctttaagttttaattttcaatgtcGCTCTGTTATGAGATTTTCAGCACTGTTTTTTCTTCATAAGTGgttgataaaaacataaaactgattgtatcattattttaaaatttttaatttaaaaaaaaaaacattttaaaacaattttctgaaaaattataaagaatcgtcttaaaaagtctacattttaagataatttttgtaaaaatcatcttaaaatcctcaatttttttaaaaataaacattctaagatgattttgaattgaaaagattttttaagACGTTAGTTTCAAAAATAGATCAAAATCATTGTTAAATGTATCAGAAAACGTAATGGAACATAgtttttccaatagtggtagcTTATCATAATATTATCCTTTGATTGAATTCACTTTGGATAATGCTTTTAATCATACGCAATTTCTGATATGTTGCACTTTGATCTTCTAAAGGCATGGTCATTAATTTATGTATGCTTACCTTTTGGTGGACCTATTTTTGATTGCGTAGATGTTGTTTTTGGGGGATATGACATACTTGAGATTGATGCTTTTCACTTTCTTCCATGCTTCTTGATCAAGGGTTGTTCTTATAGTCACGACTCAAAGCAAATCAACCATTGAGGATCTTAAGTGTAGAAGACTTAAAATTTGCTTCTTGATTGTTTGTtgtcaattaaataaattttcagaAGGGATTTTGCTCAAACAAATCCGACATAgaaaattgtaataaaaaaaggaaatataattattgaaacaaatattaagaaaagaaaataaattttagttgcataattcaaaatttgtaattaatgttaccaaatttgaaggaaaatatCACCACATGTTAAAGAAATGAAGTGGGTGGTTTTTTTTCCCAATAGTGGAACTAGGTTTTCGATCGAACAGGAGATATGATGAAAAGATCTAGCATTTATAAATCAACAAAGAAAGCGTTGCAAACAGTTCATACAAAAAGCCCATCAATATCAACACCGACGCCAATGATGGAAagtttgaaggttgtacataaGTTGGAGGCACTCATCATCGTCAAAGAAGTATGTATGAATAAAGTTTTTAAGTATATAGGCTTTGTAACGAACACCATGGTTAATGGCTTTCCACTAGCATAGTTGCATGCATGAAAGTCCCcatgttttattttctct
This region includes:
- the LOC114381494 gene encoding 29 kDa ribonucleoprotein A, chloroplastic-like, translated to MSTSAASLALPTLTLRTRQPLCSPQCFSSSLSLTPNSKPISISAVFLKTTLSSSSPLSLSSRFVPRVSVLEQEEDTFGDGDGPSFSRDLKLFVGNLPFSVDSARLAELFESAGNVEVVEVIYDKTTGRSRGFGFVTMSSVEEAEAAAKQFNGYELDGRSLRVNSGPPPARNESAPRFRGGSSFGSRGGGPSDSENRVHVGNLAWGVDDVALESLFREQGKKVLEARVIYDRESGRSRGFGFVTFGSPDEVKSAIQSLDGVDLNGRAIRVSLADSKPKRF